One region of Skermanella mucosa genomic DNA includes:
- a CDS encoding SDR family oxidoreductase, with amino-acid sequence MRSLRNSTIVITGASSGIGRATAVAFARQGANLALAARRDEALYEVAAECRSHGADVIALPSDVTELDDMRLLAEEAAERFGEIDVWINNAGIGLVGPFADVPMASHRQVIETNLFGSMNGTHAVLPYFLEQGHGTLITNISFGAWIAPPFAAAYAASKFGLEGFTQSLRLELEEWPDIHVCNVFPAVIDTPGYQHGGNYMGKELKPGSPLVPPERVADAMVGLALRPRRGVSVGALAPLTKLAHTMAPALTEAVMARGLRRYFKRAAPSPYTHGSLFRPVPQGTAASGGYRQQTSGSPLMLAGLAAAGLVAAGVFAARR; translated from the coding sequence ATGCGCAGCCTGCGGAACTCCACGATCGTCATCACCGGTGCATCGAGCGGCATCGGCCGGGCGACCGCCGTCGCCTTCGCCCGGCAGGGCGCCAACTTGGCCCTGGCCGCCCGGCGCGACGAGGCGCTGTATGAGGTCGCCGCCGAGTGCCGGAGCCATGGCGCCGATGTGATCGCCCTTCCGTCCGACGTGACCGAACTGGACGACATGCGCCTGCTGGCGGAGGAGGCGGCCGAGCGGTTCGGCGAGATCGACGTCTGGATCAACAATGCCGGCATCGGCCTGGTCGGCCCGTTCGCCGACGTGCCCATGGCCTCGCATCGGCAGGTGATCGAGACGAACCTGTTCGGCAGCATGAACGGCACCCATGCCGTGCTGCCCTATTTCCTGGAGCAGGGCCACGGCACGCTGATCACCAACATCTCCTTCGGTGCCTGGATCGCGCCGCCCTTCGCCGCCGCCTATGCCGCGAGCAAGTTCGGCCTGGAGGGCTTTACCCAGAGCCTGCGGCTGGAACTGGAGGAGTGGCCCGACATCCATGTCTGCAACGTGTTCCCCGCCGTGATCGACACGCCGGGGTACCAGCACGGCGGCAACTACATGGGCAAGGAACTGAAGCCCGGATCGCCGCTGGTGCCGCCGGAGCGCGTGGCCGACGCGATGGTCGGGCTGGCGCTGCGTCCCCGGCGCGGCGTCAGCGTCGGCGCCCTGGCGCCGCTGACCAAGCTGGCCCATACCATGGCGCCGGCCCTGACGGAGGCAGTGATGGCGCGCGGCCTGCGCCGTTACTTCAAGCGGGCGGCGCCGTCGCCCTATACCCACGGCTCGCTGTTCCGGCCGGTGCCTCAGGGGACCGCCGCGTCCGGCGGCTACCGGCAGCAGACGAGCGGATCGCCCCTGATGCTCGCGGGGCTGGCCGCGGCCGGACTGGTCGCAGCCGGTGTGTTCGCCGCGCGCCGCTGA
- a CDS encoding PRC-barrel domain-containing protein codes for MKRQLLLAPALALSLAAPAFAQDQAAPAPPQQQAPAGAVVRGQGTVEVRPAEPEIRIESAPAEVQVETTGEPQIRVVEVPTIAGRMPEDVVGWNVRNAAGEDIGEVRDFVTEPGSPAITSLVMSRTRLLGLGEELVTLPWDRVQVDPQGNALIATLNEEELDNAPEFEYGAEAGTIIGPERNDQ; via the coding sequence ATGAAGAGACAGCTTCTCCTGGCGCCGGCCCTGGCGCTTTCCTTGGCCGCTCCGGCTTTCGCCCAGGACCAGGCGGCCCCGGCGCCGCCGCAGCAGCAGGCACCGGCCGGCGCCGTCGTCCGCGGCCAGGGCACGGTCGAGGTCCGGCCGGCCGAACCGGAGATCCGGATCGAATCGGCGCCCGCCGAGGTGCAGGTCGAGACCACCGGGGAGCCTCAGATCCGCGTCGTCGAGGTCCCGACCATCGCGGGCCGCATGCCGGAGGACGTGGTCGGCTGGAACGTCCGCAACGCCGCCGGCGAGGACATCGGCGAAGTCCGCGATTTCGTGACCGAGCCGGGCAGCCCGGCGATAACCAGCCTGGTCATGTCCCGGACGCGCCTGCTCGGCCTGGGGGAAGAGCTGGTCACGCTGCCGTGGGACCGGGTCCAGGTCGATCCGCAGGGGAATGCCCTCATCGCGACCCTGAACGAGGAGGAACTGGATAACGCGCCGGAGTTCGAGTACGGCGCGGAAGCCGGGACGATCATCGGTCCGGAGCGGAACGACCAGTGA
- a CDS encoding AI-2E family transporter — MPNESALTPGRFTRLLLVTVLVAGLALMAWQIVQVLLLVFGAILLAVLLKRSADWLAAHSPLSGGWALAVVLMAIIAVLVICGWLFGAQVSSQVEQLTRVVPEAWGRVREQLEGSSWGRAALDAVSGVDPASVSGGMVREAGSLIMTVVGGLGNVLLLVAGGVYLAAQPGLYREGVVALMPKSAEARAREVLDAMGEALGKWLKGQFISMLMVGALTSLGLWLLGVPSALALGLLAGLGEFVPLIGAFATAIPALLAASTVDMSTVVYTLVLYVVIQQIEGNLIMPMVERRMVSLPPALALFAVVAFGLMFGILGVIFATPLTVVAYVAVKKLYVEDALGKREPAS; from the coding sequence CCCGCCTGCTGCTGGTAACCGTGCTGGTCGCCGGCCTTGCCCTGATGGCGTGGCAGATCGTCCAGGTGCTGCTGCTTGTGTTCGGCGCGATCCTGCTGGCCGTGCTGCTGAAGCGCTCCGCCGACTGGCTGGCGGCGCATTCCCCGCTGTCGGGCGGCTGGGCGCTGGCGGTGGTGCTGATGGCGATCATAGCCGTCCTGGTGATCTGCGGCTGGCTGTTCGGCGCGCAGGTGTCGAGCCAGGTGGAGCAGCTGACCAGGGTCGTCCCGGAGGCGTGGGGACGGGTCCGGGAACAGCTGGAGGGTTCTTCCTGGGGACGGGCGGCGCTCGACGCCGTCAGTGGGGTCGATCCCGCCAGCGTCTCGGGCGGCATGGTCCGCGAGGCCGGGAGCCTGATCATGACGGTAGTCGGCGGGCTCGGCAACGTGCTGCTGCTGGTCGCGGGCGGCGTCTACCTCGCGGCTCAGCCGGGGCTTTACCGGGAGGGCGTCGTGGCCCTGATGCCGAAGTCGGCGGAAGCGCGGGCGCGCGAGGTCCTGGACGCCATGGGCGAGGCGCTGGGCAAGTGGCTGAAGGGCCAGTTCATCTCGATGCTGATGGTCGGGGCGCTGACCAGCCTGGGCCTGTGGCTGCTCGGCGTGCCGTCGGCCCTGGCGCTGGGCCTGCTGGCCGGCCTCGGCGAGTTCGTGCCGCTGATCGGTGCCTTCGCGACCGCGATCCCCGCCCTGCTGGCCGCCTCCACCGTGGACATGTCCACGGTCGTCTATACCCTGGTGCTGTACGTCGTGATCCAGCAGATCGAAGGCAACCTGATCATGCCCATGGTGGAGCGCCGGATGGTCTCGCTGCCCCCCGCGCTCGCCCTGTTCGCGGTGGTCGCCTTCGGCCTGATGTTCGGCATCCTCGGCGTCATCTTCGCGACGCCGCTGACCGTCGTGGCCTATGTCGCGGTGAAGAAGCTGTACGTGGAGGACGCGCTGGGAAAGCGGGAGCCGGCGTCCTGA
- a CDS encoding ABC transporter substrate-binding protein codes for MYRTSVSLAALAMLASTAGAAQAEIQVGVVTAVTGSMASFGEQMRSGVEAAAKEINAKGGIDGEEISVKVYDDACDPKQGVTAANQIVNDGIQFVIGHMCTGPSVPASDVYSEEGIIMISPTATAPVLTERGLDNVFRVAGRDDQQGRVAADHIAAHIENPKVAILHDKQAYGSGLAEATTKRLAEKGIEPVMTGSVNPGESDFSALVTKMKSEGVNTVYFGGYHAEAGQIVRQMGNAGMDAVLVAGDGLSNPDFWAITGENGAGTLFTFSPDPTANPNAAPVVEQLRADGIDPAFFTLYSYAALQVLAQGIEAAGEPEPDAVADALREGTFETVIGSLDFDDKGDLTEPAYVMYSWQDGKYRQVSAR; via the coding sequence ATGTACAGGACGTCCGTTTCCCTCGCGGCCCTGGCGATGCTCGCCTCGACCGCGGGAGCCGCGCAGGCGGAGATCCAGGTCGGCGTCGTGACCGCCGTGACGGGTTCCATGGCATCCTTCGGCGAGCAGATGCGCAGCGGCGTCGAAGCCGCCGCGAAGGAGATCAACGCCAAGGGCGGGATCGACGGCGAGGAGATCAGCGTCAAGGTCTATGACGACGCCTGCGACCCGAAGCAGGGCGTCACGGCCGCCAACCAGATCGTCAACGACGGCATCCAGTTCGTCATCGGCCACATGTGCACCGGGCCGTCGGTGCCGGCCTCCGACGTCTATTCGGAGGAAGGGATCATCATGATCTCGCCGACCGCGACCGCGCCGGTGCTGACCGAGCGCGGCCTGGACAACGTCTTCCGGGTGGCGGGGCGCGACGACCAGCAGGGCCGGGTGGCCGCCGACCATATCGCGGCGCATATCGAGAACCCGAAGGTCGCGATCCTCCACGACAAGCAGGCCTACGGCAGCGGCTTGGCCGAGGCCACGACCAAGCGGCTCGCCGAGAAGGGCATCGAGCCGGTCATGACCGGCTCGGTCAATCCCGGCGAGAGCGACTTCTCCGCCCTGGTCACCAAGATGAAGTCGGAAGGCGTCAACACGGTCTATTTCGGCGGCTACCACGCCGAGGCCGGCCAGATCGTGCGCCAGATGGGCAACGCCGGCATGGACGCCGTCCTGGTCGCGGGCGATGGCCTGTCCAACCCGGACTTCTGGGCGATCACCGGCGAGAACGGGGCCGGCACCCTGTTCACCTTCAGCCCGGACCCGACCGCCAATCCGAACGCCGCTCCCGTGGTCGAGCAGCTCCGCGCCGACGGCATCGATCCGGCTTTCTTCACGCTGTACAGCTACGCGGCCTTGCAGGTGCTGGCCCAGGGCATCGAGGCGGCCGGCGAACCGGAGCCCGACGCGGTGGCCGACGCGCTGCGCGAGGGGACTTTCGAGACGGTGATCGGATCGCTGGACTTCGACGACAAGGGCGACCTGACCGAGCCGGCCTATGTCATGTATTCCTGGCAGGACGGGAAGTACCGGCAGGTTTCGGCGCGATAG
- a CDS encoding AMP-binding protein, translated as MAEPTQTPLLTHSYVHGASPTPLIGDTIGVHLDRMAELSPDADALVVRHQGVRLTYAQFKAETDRLAAGLIALGLKPGDRIGIWSQNNSEWVLTQFATAKAGLVLVNINPAYRTHELEYALNKVGCKALILAASFKSSDYLGMLRQVAPELDRCAPGHLDSHKLPALRTVIRLGDERTAGMFNFADIAAGARDEHFAELERLRDALQFDEAINIQFTSGTTGNPKGATLTHHNILNNGFFIGEAMRLTERDRLCIPVPFYHCFGMVLGNLACVTHRACMVIPGEGFDAEAVLSTVQEERCTGLHGVPTMFISILNHPRFGEFDLTTLRTGIMAGSPCPTEVMKRVADEMNMGEITIAYGMTETSPVSFQSSVDDPLERRVSTVGRIQPHLEVKVVDAEGRIVPVGTPGELLTRGYSVMLGYWGDEERTREAIDAGRWMHTGDLATIDAEGYCNIVGRIKDMVIRGGENIYPREVEEFLYTHPRIKDVQVFGVPDERFGEQLCAWIHVQDGETLTEEEVLEFCRGSIAHYKLPRYIRFVDGFPMTVTGKIQKFIMRQKMVEELKLEPAKTA; from the coding sequence ATGGCCGAACCCACCCAGACCCCCCTGCTGACCCACAGCTATGTCCACGGCGCGTCGCCTACGCCGCTGATCGGCGACACCATCGGCGTCCATCTGGACCGCATGGCGGAGCTGTCGCCGGACGCCGACGCCCTGGTAGTCCGGCATCAGGGCGTCCGGCTGACCTACGCCCAGTTCAAGGCGGAGACCGACCGGCTGGCCGCTGGCTTGATCGCGCTGGGACTGAAGCCGGGCGACCGCATCGGGATCTGGTCGCAGAACAATTCCGAATGGGTGCTGACCCAGTTCGCCACGGCCAAGGCCGGGCTGGTGCTGGTCAACATCAACCCGGCCTACCGCACCCACGAGCTGGAATACGCGCTGAACAAGGTCGGCTGCAAGGCGCTGATCCTGGCGGCGTCCTTCAAGAGCAGCGATTATCTCGGCATGCTGCGGCAGGTCGCGCCCGAGCTGGACCGCTGCGCGCCCGGGCACCTGGACTCGCACAAGCTGCCGGCCCTGCGGACGGTGATCCGGCTGGGGGACGAGCGCACTGCCGGCATGTTCAACTTCGCCGACATCGCGGCCGGCGCCCGGGACGAGCATTTCGCGGAGCTGGAGCGGCTGCGCGACGCGCTCCAGTTCGACGAGGCGATCAACATCCAGTTCACCAGCGGCACCACGGGCAATCCCAAGGGCGCCACGCTGACCCACCACAACATCCTGAACAACGGCTTCTTCATCGGCGAGGCGATGCGGCTGACCGAGCGGGACCGGCTGTGCATCCCCGTGCCGTTCTACCACTGCTTCGGCATGGTGCTGGGCAACCTCGCCTGCGTCACGCACCGGGCCTGCATGGTGATCCCGGGCGAGGGCTTCGACGCCGAGGCCGTCCTGTCCACGGTCCAGGAGGAGCGCTGCACCGGCCTGCACGGCGTGCCGACCATGTTCATCTCCATCCTCAACCATCCCCGGTTCGGGGAGTTCGACCTGACCACGCTGCGCACCGGCATCATGGCGGGCTCGCCCTGCCCGACCGAGGTGATGAAGCGGGTCGCGGATGAGATGAACATGGGCGAGATCACCATCGCCTACGGCATGACGGAGACCAGCCCGGTCAGCTTCCAGAGCTCGGTGGATGATCCGCTGGAGCGGCGCGTCTCGACCGTCGGCCGCATCCAGCCGCACCTGGAGGTCAAGGTCGTGGACGCCGAGGGCAGGATCGTCCCGGTCGGCACGCCCGGCGAACTGCTGACCCGCGGCTATTCGGTGATGCTGGGCTATTGGGGCGACGAGGAGCGCACCCGCGAGGCGATCGACGCCGGCCGTTGGATGCACACCGGCGACCTCGCCACCATCGACGCCGAGGGCTATTGCAACATCGTCGGCCGGATCAAGGACATGGTGATCAGGGGCGGCGAGAACATCTATCCCCGCGAGGTCGAGGAATTCCTCTACACCCATCCGCGGATCAAGGACGTCCAGGTCTTCGGCGTCCCCGACGAGCGGTTCGGCGAGCAGCTCTGCGCCTGGATCCATGTCCAGGACGGCGAGACGCTGACCGAGGAGGAGGTGCTGGAGTTCTGCCGGGGCAGCATCGCCCACTACAAGCTGCCGCGCTACATCCGCTTCGTGGACGGCTTCCCCATGACGGTGACCGGCAAGATCCAGAAATTCATCATGCGGCAGAAGATGGTCGAGGAGCTGAAGCTGGAGCCTGCGAAGACCGCCTGA
- a CDS encoding PRC-barrel domain-containing protein: protein MRKSLMMTTAALAAWSWASAAGAQQPDRVVEPPGPEINVQQPPASVDVQQPAPEVTVEQQPPEIIIEQQAPQIIVRQAPPRIIVRQPPPEITVRQFQPQVIVRQREPEVIIEQADPEIQVEQPEPRVTVQQAQPQVDVQQAQPQVVIEQPEPQVEVQPLVPAPVPAPTPAPEPAPAPVAEAPEAAPADAPVAGVAPEQMIGRPVVNAQGEQVGQIRDFLLGPAGTVETAIVDVGGYLGAPKEIAVPWGQVNAEPQEGPVTLPMDRQQLEAAPGHDYAEGANAVVGPAR, encoded by the coding sequence ATGCGCAAGAGCTTGATGATGACGACCGCCGCGCTGGCCGCGTGGTCCTGGGCTTCGGCCGCGGGTGCGCAGCAGCCCGACCGCGTGGTGGAGCCGCCGGGGCCGGAGATCAACGTCCAGCAGCCCCCGGCGTCGGTCGACGTGCAGCAGCCGGCACCGGAAGTGACGGTGGAACAGCAGCCGCCGGAGATCATCATCGAGCAGCAGGCGCCACAGATCATCGTCCGGCAGGCACCGCCCCGGATCATCGTGCGCCAGCCGCCGCCCGAGATCACGGTCCGCCAGTTCCAGCCCCAGGTCATCGTGCGGCAGCGCGAGCCCGAGGTGATCATCGAGCAGGCGGATCCGGAAATCCAGGTCGAGCAGCCGGAGCCCCGCGTGACGGTGCAGCAGGCGCAGCCCCAGGTGGACGTGCAGCAGGCCCAGCCGCAGGTGGTCATCGAGCAGCCCGAACCGCAGGTCGAGGTCCAGCCGCTCGTGCCGGCCCCCGTACCGGCTCCCACTCCCGCCCCCGAGCCGGCACCCGCACCCGTCGCCGAGGCGCCCGAGGCGGCGCCCGCCGACGCTCCGGTGGCCGGGGTGGCGCCGGAACAGATGATCGGGCGCCCCGTGGTCAATGCCCAGGGCGAGCAGGTCGGGCAGATCCGGGATTTCCTGCTCGGGCCGGCCGGAACCGTGGAGACCGCCATCGTCGACGTCGGCGGCTATCTCGGCGCACCCAAGGAGATCGCGGTCCCGTGGGGACAGGTTAACGCCGAGCCGCAGGAGGGGCCGGTCACCCTGCCGATGGACCGGCAGCAGCTCGAAGCCGCTCCCGGCCACGACTATGCCGAAGGCGCCAACGCCGTCGTCGGCCCCGCCCGCTGA
- the msrA gene encoding peptide-methionine (S)-S-oxide reductase MsrA encodes MMAADRQLAQATFGGGCFWCTEAVFQQLRGVEKVQSGYAGGHVENPTYEQVCTARTGHAEVVRITYDPEVISYRDLLEVFFTTHDPTTLNRQGNDVGPQYRSVVFHHDAEQAQTAREVMKSFGERRIWDRPIVTELAPLPVFYPAEAYHDDYYARNSAQPYCQVVIAPKVSKVRKQYMDRLRA; translated from the coding sequence ATGATGGCCGCAGATCGGCAATTGGCACAGGCGACTTTCGGCGGCGGCTGCTTCTGGTGCACCGAAGCGGTCTTCCAGCAGCTCCGCGGCGTGGAGAAGGTCCAGTCCGGCTATGCCGGCGGGCATGTGGAGAACCCCACCTACGAGCAGGTCTGCACCGCCCGGACCGGGCATGCCGAGGTGGTCCGGATCACCTACGACCCGGAGGTGATCTCCTACCGCGACCTGCTGGAAGTGTTCTTCACCACCCACGACCCGACGACGTTGAACCGCCAGGGCAACGATGTCGGCCCGCAGTACCGCTCGGTGGTCTTCCACCACGACGCGGAGCAGGCACAGACCGCGCGCGAGGTGATGAAGTCCTTCGGCGAGCGGCGGATCTGGGACCGCCCGATCGTGACCGAGCTGGCCCCCCTGCCCGTCTTCTACCCGGCGGAGGCGTACCACGACGACTATTACGCCCGCAACTCGGCCCAGCCCTATTGCCAGGTCGTGATCGCGCCGAAGGTTTCGAAGGTCCGCAAGCAGTACATGGATCGCCTCAGGGCGTGA
- the parC gene encoding DNA topoisomerase IV subunit A, giving the protein MTDPALDIHDKPLSEALGERYLSYALSTIMARSLPDVRDGLKPVHRRLLYAMSQLKLEPDTPPKKCARVVGDVIGKFHPHGDTAVYDALVRLAQDFAVRYPLIDGQGNFGNIDGDNAAAMRYTEARLTDVARALLEGIDEDTVDFRGTYDGEGEEPIVLPAAFPNLLANGSQGIAVGMATSIPPHNAEELCDALSHLIKKPDATVEDLIRFIPGPDFPTGGTLVEPVASIAEAYRTGRGSFRLRARWEVEKLGQGTWQIVVTEIPYQVQKSRLIEKIAELLAARKLFLLDDVRDESAEDIRLVLVPKNRNVDPDVLMESLFKTTDLETRFGLNMNVLDKDNVPRVMNLREVLQAFLAHRIEVLERRSRHRLGKIDHRLEVLGGYLIAYLNLDEVIRIIREEDEPKRSLMKTFALSDVQAEAILNMRLRSLRKLEEFEIRKEHDSLSAERADLLDLLENEPRRWKAIAKQIAETRKRFGKATKLGARRTVVADAPSAVIIPLEAMVEREPVTVFCSEKGWIRAVKGHQADTSEIKYKDGDRERFVLRVETTDKLIVLGTNGRFYTLGVDKLPRGRGFGEPLRLMIDLANDAELVTLFKHQPGRRLLVAASNGRGFQVEEDEVIAQTRGGKQVMTLGDGIEAKFCIPVEGDTVAAIGNNRKLLVFPLEEVPVMTRGRGVMIQKYTDGSLADLTTFRFSEGLSWKSGDRTRLETDMTPWKGNRGTSGRLPPNGFPKNNRFT; this is encoded by the coding sequence ATGACCGACCCTGCACTCGACATCCACGACAAGCCGCTCTCCGAGGCGCTCGGCGAGCGGTATCTCTCCTACGCGCTGTCCACCATCATGGCGCGCTCGCTGCCCGACGTGCGCGACGGGCTGAAGCCGGTCCATCGCCGGCTGCTCTACGCCATGAGCCAGCTGAAGCTGGAGCCGGACACGCCGCCCAAGAAATGCGCCCGCGTCGTCGGCGACGTGATCGGTAAGTTCCACCCCCACGGCGACACCGCGGTCTACGACGCGCTGGTCCGGCTGGCGCAGGATTTCGCGGTCCGCTACCCGCTGATCGACGGGCAGGGCAATTTCGGCAACATCGACGGCGACAACGCCGCCGCCATGCGGTACACCGAGGCCCGGCTGACCGACGTGGCCCGCGCCCTGCTCGAAGGGATCGACGAGGACACGGTCGATTTCCGCGGCACATACGACGGCGAGGGCGAGGAGCCGATCGTGCTTCCCGCCGCCTTCCCGAACCTGCTGGCCAACGGCTCGCAGGGCATCGCGGTCGGCATGGCGACCTCCATCCCGCCGCACAACGCGGAAGAGCTGTGCGACGCCCTGAGCCACCTGATCAAGAAGCCCGACGCCACGGTCGAGGATCTGATCAGGTTCATCCCCGGCCCGGATTTCCCGACCGGCGGCACCCTGGTCGAGCCGGTGGCCTCGATCGCCGAGGCCTACCGCACCGGGCGCGGCAGCTTCCGCCTGCGCGCTCGGTGGGAGGTCGAGAAGCTGGGGCAGGGCACCTGGCAGATCGTCGTCACCGAGATCCCCTACCAGGTCCAGAAGAGCCGGCTGATCGAGAAGATCGCCGAGCTGCTGGCGGCGCGGAAGCTGTTCCTGCTGGACGACGTGCGCGACGAATCGGCGGAGGACATCCGTCTCGTCCTGGTGCCGAAGAACCGCAACGTCGATCCCGACGTGCTGATGGAATCCCTGTTCAAGACCACCGACCTGGAAACCCGGTTCGGCTTGAACATGAACGTGCTGGACAAGGACAACGTCCCGCGCGTCATGAACCTGCGCGAGGTCCTGCAAGCCTTCCTGGCGCACCGGATCGAGGTGCTGGAGCGACGCTCGCGCCATCGGCTGGGCAAGATCGACCACCGGCTGGAAGTGCTGGGCGGTTATCTGATCGCCTACCTGAACCTGGACGAGGTGATCCGCATCATCCGCGAGGAGGACGAGCCCAAGCGCTCGCTGATGAAGACCTTCGCGCTGAGCGACGTCCAGGCCGAGGCGATCCTGAACATGCGGCTGCGGTCGCTCCGCAAGCTTGAGGAGTTCGAGATCCGCAAGGAGCATGACAGCCTGTCGGCCGAGCGCGCCGACCTGCTCGACCTGCTGGAGAACGAGCCCCGGCGCTGGAAGGCGATCGCCAAGCAGATCGCGGAGACGCGCAAGCGGTTCGGCAAGGCGACCAAGCTGGGCGCCCGCCGGACGGTGGTGGCCGACGCCCCGTCCGCCGTCATCATCCCGCTGGAGGCCATGGTCGAGCGCGAGCCCGTCACGGTCTTCTGCTCGGAGAAGGGCTGGATCCGGGCGGTCAAGGGACACCAGGCCGATACCTCCGAGATCAAGTACAAGGACGGCGACCGCGAGCGCTTCGTGCTCCGGGTGGAGACCACGGACAAGCTGATCGTGCTGGGCACCAACGGCCGGTTCTACACGCTTGGGGTGGACAAGCTGCCGCGCGGCCGGGGCTTCGGCGAGCCGTTGCGGCTGATGATCGACCTCGCCAACGACGCCGAGCTGGTCACCCTGTTCAAGCACCAGCCGGGGCGCCGGCTGCTGGTGGCGGCGTCCAACGGCCGCGGCTTCCAGGTCGAGGAGGACGAGGTGATCGCCCAGACCCGCGGCGGCAAGCAGGTCATGACCCTTGGTGACGGCATCGAGGCGAAGTTCTGCATCCCGGTGGAGGGCGACACGGTCGCGGCGATCGGCAACAACCGCAAGCTCCTGGTCTTCCCGCTGGAGGAGGTGCCCGTGATGACCCGGGGGCGCGGCGTCATGATCCAGAAATACACCGACGGCAGCCTCGCCGACCTGACGACCTTCAGGTTTTCGGAAGGGCTGTCGTGGAAAAGCGGCGACCGCACCCGGCTGGAGACGGACATGACCCCCTGGAAGGGCAACCGGGGCACGTCGGGCCGGCTGCCGCCCAACGGGTTCCCGAAGAACAACCGCTTCACCTGA
- the recO gene encoding DNA repair protein RecO yields the protein MEWTDEAIVLSARPHGEAAVVATLLTRTHGRHSGLVQGGRSSRQRGNLQPGNRVSARWRARLADHLGTFTIEPIHNNAAGMLDDPLRLAGLVSACTVTEVVLPDREPHEPVFHGLAALLEAFETPLWAPAYVRWELGLLQELGFGLDLASCAATGSNDALAYVSPRTGRAVSLSAGEPYRDKLLPLPGFLAGQPGWSEAEVLAGLDLTGHFLERNALAHASAQAVAALPAARTRFIERYRKMATLPGSR from the coding sequence ATGGAATGGACTGACGAGGCGATCGTGTTGTCCGCCCGGCCGCACGGCGAGGCGGCGGTGGTGGCGACCCTGCTGACCCGCACCCATGGCCGGCATTCCGGCCTGGTGCAGGGCGGCCGTTCGTCCCGGCAGCGGGGCAACCTGCAACCCGGCAATCGGGTGAGCGCGCGTTGGCGCGCCCGGCTGGCCGACCATCTCGGGACCTTCACGATAGAGCCGATCCACAACAACGCCGCCGGCATGCTGGACGACCCGCTACGCCTGGCGGGGCTGGTGTCCGCCTGCACCGTGACGGAAGTCGTCCTGCCCGACCGGGAGCCGCACGAGCCGGTCTTCCACGGGCTGGCGGCGCTGCTGGAGGCGTTCGAGACGCCGTTGTGGGCGCCGGCCTATGTCCGGTGGGAGCTGGGGCTGTTGCAGGAGCTGGGCTTCGGCCTCGACCTCGCGTCCTGCGCCGCCACCGGCAGCAACGACGCGCTGGCCTATGTCAGTCCGCGCACCGGCCGGGCGGTCTCGCTGTCCGCCGGCGAGCCCTACCGCGACAAGCTGCTGCCCCTGCCGGGCTTCCTGGCCGGGCAACCCGGCTGGAGCGAGGCGGAAGTGCTTGCCGGGCTCGACCTGACGGGGCATTTCCTCGAACGCAACGCGCTTGCCCATGCCTCCGCCCAGGCGGTCGCGGCTTTGCCGGCGGCCCGTACCCGTTTTATAGAACGCTATCGCAAAATGGCTACCCTTCCTGGTAGTAGATAA